The Xenopus tropicalis strain Nigerian chromosome 7, UCB_Xtro_10.0, whole genome shotgun sequence genome includes a region encoding these proteins:
- the dusp13 gene encoding dual specificity protein phosphatase 13, which yields MEGETVSSSTHSGNEQSLTDIESTVGELQTLLNSRRTSFSNHVDEVWPNLFLGDLATANNRYELWKMGITHILNAAHGNRFCEGNSDFYSASIAYHGVPAYDVPDFDMSKYFNSASAFIHQALNTSGARLLVHCVVGISRSATLVLAYLMIYHQMTLTQAIQRVQENRWVSPNPGFLRQLLKLDGELCKSRHNQGENLLRNEKDLLTLT from the exons ATGGAGGGAGAGACAGTGAGCAGCTCAACTCACTCTGGTAACGAACAGTCCTTGACAGACATTGAATCTACAGTAGGAGAGCTGCAAACACTTCTGAACAGCAGGCGAACTTCTTTTTCTAATCACGTGGATGAAGTATGGCCTAACCTTTTTTTAGGGGATCT GGCAACTGCCAATAACAGATATGAGTTGTGGAAGATGGGAATTACACATATTCTAAATGCTGCTCATGGCAATAGATTTTGCGAAGGCAACTCTGATTTTTATAGTGCAAGCATTGCATATCATGGGGTTCCTGCATATGATGTGCCAGACTTTGATATGAGCAAATATTTTAACTCTGCCTCAGCATTCATCCACCAAGCGTTGAATACCAGTGGAG CTAGGCTGCTTGTGCATTGTGTTGTTGGAATCAGCAGATCTGCAACACTAGTCCTGGCTTACCTAATGATATATCACCAGATGACTTTAACGCAAGCCATTCAAAGAGTCCAAGAAAATCGATGGGTATCCCCTAACCCTGGGTTTCTTCGTCAGCTATTAAAACTGGATGGAGAGCTATGCAAGTCCAGACATAATCAAGGTGAAAACTTATTACGAAATGAAAAAGATTTACTTACATTGACATGA